One part of the Anopheles merus strain MAF chromosome 3L, AmerM5.1, whole genome shotgun sequence genome encodes these proteins:
- the LOC121600323 gene encoding phenoloxidase-activating factor 2-like isoform X1, producing MFWQIGKVGALQILTLASVHLIRYAGCIADHDIEIPGQQPIKSYRTKACSGYCVMYHQCQDNEIIPAGTGKIFPPAHKEPECPHPWLVCCKKRPDPNRPPTSTIEPPLPVTGEVSNRSTCGFRSRKNLFPWAVIIYREERDFPENKLFYKCGGSLIAPKFVLTVALCVHDKQQEQLVVRAGEWAAQSTLYSYQDRRVAQLITRTWITFRPLVNDLILVYLSEPFQLADNVQPICFPPKGTHLDRYDCFTVGWGSVPTRGVPWYEANLTRVQVPVKPHDICQHLLPPMRPVQPFLCAGGFVGRDMCLGNSTGFPLACPIPGSPHHYYQAGIVAWSNRCDDNGTPGIYLDMAHYREWIERWLVRRTILETNSIVVCSFGVAPSSKPGT from the exons ATGTTCTGGCAAATCGGTAAAGTGGGTGCATTGCAGATCCTAACGCTTGCCTCAGTACATCTCATTAGATACGCAGGATGTATAGCTGATCATGATATAGAGATTCCAGGACAACAGCCTATCAAATCATACCGCACTAAA GCCTGTTCCGGTTATTGTGTGATGTATCACCAATGCCAAGACAACGAGATCATCCCCGCCGGTACCGGCAAGATCTTCCCACCTGCTCACAAAGAGCCCGAATGTCCACATCCATGGCTTGTGTGCTGTAAAAAACGCCCCGATCCAAACAGACCTCCAACGAGCACGATCGAGCCACCCTTGCCGGTGACTGGTGAAGTGTCAAATCGATCAACCTGTGGCTTCCGTAGCAGGAAAAACTTGTTCCCATGGGCGGTGATCATTTACCGGGAGGAGCGAGACTTCCCGGAAAATAAACTGTTCTACAAGTGTGGTGGTTCCTTGATCGCACCGAAGTTTGTCCTCACGGTGGCCCTTTGCGTGCATGACAAGCAGCAGGAGCAACTCGTGGTACGCGCGGGCGAATGGGCTGCACAGAGTACGCTCTACAGCTATCAGGACCGCAGGGTGGCCCAGCTCATCACACGTACGTGGATTACGTTCCGCCCATTGGTAAACGATCTTATCCTGGTCTACCTCTCCGAACCGTTCCAGCTGGCGGACAACGTACAACCGATCTGTTTCCCGCCGAAAGGAACACACTTAGATCGGTACGATTGTTTCACGGTCGGTTGGGGCAGCGTGCCAACCCGCGGCGTACCCTGGTATGAGGCGAATTTGACAAGGGTACAGGTACCAGTTAAGCCGCACGATATCTGTCAGCATCTGTTGCCTCCGATGCGACCTGTACAGCCGTTCCTGTGCGCTGGTGGCTTTGTCGGACGGGATATGTGTCTCGGTAACTCGACCGGCTTTCCGCTAGCGTGTCCCATTCCCGGCTCGCCACACCACTACTATCAGGCGGGCATAGTCGCGTGGTCCAACCGGTGTGATGATAATGGCACTCCCGGTATATACCTCGATATGGCGCACTACCGTGAGTGGATTGAGCGGTGGTTAGTACGACGTACTATTCTAGAAACGAACAGTATTGTTGTATGTTCTTTCGGTGTAGCGCCAAGCAGCAAGCCAGGAACATGA
- the LOC121600323 gene encoding uncharacterized protein LOC121600323 isoform X2: MFWQIGKVGALQILTLASVHLIRYAGCIADHDIEIPGQQPIKSYRTKACSGYCVMYHQCQDNEIIPAGTGKIFPPAHKEPECPHPWLVCCKKRPDPNRPPTSTIEPPLPVTGEVSNRSTCGFRSRKNLFPWAVIIYREERDFPENKLFYKCGGSLIAPKFVLTVALCVHDKQQEQLVVRAGEWAAQSTLYSYQDRRVAQLITPGGQRTTDLFPAERNTLRSVRLFHGRLGQRANPRRTLV, translated from the exons ATGTTCTGGCAAATCGGTAAAGTGGGTGCATTGCAGATCCTAACGCTTGCCTCAGTACATCTCATTAGATACGCAGGATGTATAGCTGATCATGATATAGAGATTCCAGGACAACAGCCTATCAAATCATACCGCACTAAA GCCTGTTCCGGTTATTGTGTGATGTATCACCAATGCCAAGACAACGAGATCATCCCCGCCGGTACCGGCAAGATCTTCCCACCTGCTCACAAAGAGCCCGAATGTCCACATCCATGGCTTGTGTGCTGTAAAAAACGCCCCGATCCAAACAGACCTCCAACGAGCACGATCGAGCCACCCTTGCCGGTGACTGGTGAAGTGTCAAATCGATCAACCTGTGGCTTCCGTAGCAGGAAAAACTTGTTCCCATGGGCGGTGATCATTTACCGGGAGGAGCGAGACTTCCCGGAAAATAAACTGTTCTACAAGTGTGGTGGTTCCTTGATCGCACCGAAGTTTGTCCTCACGGTGGCCCTTTGCGTGCATGACAAGCAGCAGGAGCAACTCGTGGTACGCGCGGGCGAATGGGCTGCACAGAGTACGCTCTACAGCTATCAGGACCGCAGGGTGGCCCAGCTCATCACAC CTGGCGGACAACGTACAACCGATCTGTTTCCCGCCGAAAGGAACACACTTAGATCGGTACGATTGTTTCACGGTCGGTTGGGGCAGCGTGCCAACCCGCGGCGTACCCTGGTATGA